ACCATAGAGTTGGTCGAACCCATAACTAAATTTCTCGGCACAAACGGCGATAGAAACTTTTCTTGGGCTTGGCGGAATCTTCCTTTCCGCCATCTCCATTGGAAGTATCCTTcttcaaaatattcaattttcGAAGTTTCTCCGACACAAATGTCCGCTTCTTGACTTTCTCATCGGGTGTCGAAGTCCCCTGCAGATTCTTTTGCACATCGGATAGATATATTTTCATCTCAAGTAATTCCATTCTCAGTAATTCATTCTCTTCAGCAAGAGACGCATCGTTGTGTGTTGGATCTCTTTTAGTCCATGCATCTTCTGTTTTTTTATCGTCAATGCTACTTCTTAGCTCGAGCTGATCGTAGCACAATGCTTGCTGGGCTACCGGCACGGGCAAACGCTTATTTTCCGATGCGTGAACTCGGGCTTCGTATGATAGCCTGTATATATCCATTACACCGCACACTTTCTCTCGCTCGATCTCGTCTAGATTTGCGTGTGCCTGTAATcgcgaaaaaataaaataaaaaacagtCAGTATTACCATTAAGAACTAAAGTTCACTAGCTATAACTTTAGATAGAACAGAATCCACCATTAAATCAACACTGAAAATATAAAGGCCTTTTTTTTCACTAGACTATCTTAGTCACATGGCATTTGACACTGACCTTCAAGTATATATCAACAGCTCGGTAAAGATCATCGTCGACCTTCCGAGCTGCTTTAGGCAGCAAATTGGCAATCCCGTTAAATTTCGAAACAGTAAGTTCACCATAAGTCGCTATCTCCGCGAGGTACGCATCAACAGTCTTTGCAACTTTCTTCATAGCAACAGAACACACTTCTCTCAAGTCTCCGGCATTAAAGACCGCAATACTGTTCTCTTTATCCACAAATCCAGATATGATCCTTCTCACGGTCTCGAGATCACACAATCTCTCGCCGTCATATGTACACGAAAGTACAAAAAGATCATCTACTTTTGCATGATCTAAGATGGCCGATATTCTTTTCTCGAGGTCCTTTTTGGAATGAGCATCTGCCCTCAAGAAAATCGCGGCCCTCAGAAGAAAGCACAAGAAGTTTGGAGGGAAAGAGAGCGTTCCTGAGGGCAAGAGAGCCACTATGGACTCAAGAACTTCACGCTGCTTCTGGGTTCGGATATCAGGTTCACCCGAATTTAGTGATTTAATACCGTTCCCGGAGTGATCACGAACATGATCATGAAGTGATTTCTCTGTATAAGTCATTAGACAACTAGACATAGTTAAGGCCTTTGCACCTCTACCCTTCATTGAATCCATGATCTTTCCAAAGAAGGTTACATCTAAGATTAATAGCTCTTTTATCCACCAATTTGGTGGCGAACGGCTCGGAAATTTCGCTTCAACACATGCCTATCAAAGAAGAAGAAACACCAACAATTATTTAACTATCTGCAAATAAATATCCAGAACAGCAATAATCAAGTAGGTTTCGAACTTAATTAGCTCACTTGGAACCAAATTTTTGCACCAAACTAAACAATTTTACCAACAAAACGAAATGACCCCTCACTGAAATGTTTCGAAACAATCACTAATCTGTTTTTTCTGATCAAAATTCAAGACAGAATTCTTGTTACAATATGCTCATAAATGACCAAGAACTCAAAAGCACCAACTTCATTAACCTCATCAAACTTTTTAAGATGTAAAAAGTCTACATCGTATACCTTGGAACTGATCACCTCAACACATCTTTGGACTAGTTTGAGTTCCTCAGCAACTGGAAGAAGATCTTCACACGATTTCAAGACGAGGATAGCCCCTGATAAACTCGTCAGCGCTACCTCCGACAAGAAACTCTCCGACAGGCTAGTGAGATTATTCTCAGAATACTTTTCGTTCATCTGTAAATATTCAGCCGCACACCAGAGGGCAGCCACATTCTGTACCGTGATTTCGAAATCGACACCGTAACAAAATTTCACTACCGTTTCAAATATTTCAGGCCCCCCGGGCATGACCGAAAGTTCTATTCTTGCTAAATCCGTATCTTTCGATTCAAGAATCAGCCGTCTTATGTAATTGCTCTTCGACACAAGCATAACCTGCAAAACCCAACAAATAAACCCCATTTTAACCAAAGAAAACAGCGAGTAAATTCAACAATCAGTCTTTTTTCCCCTTCTTCAATGGGTTAGTTTCTGCATACCTTGTGAAGAGGGAAGTGGTCTTCCCCTACTTCAACAACAACATCAGCCGGGATTTCTTGAGAAATCACCCTGCATTCAGAATTTTGAAGTAGTTTcagtaaaaataaattaattatatctCAGAATAGAACTAAATGATAAGTGTAAACAACTCACCAGTGTCCACTTCTCTGTTTCGAAAGAGGAAAGTCGCTGCAACTGTTCCTGCGGCGGGTGGCCATGTCCAGAAATAGATTCAAGAAAATAGTGTGTGCCCAAAAAGATTTCCGAATGGGTTTAATTTATAAGAGTTCCATAAATGATAAATAtctaaaagtttatttttccacTAATCCAAAATCTCGTCCTACAATGTAAAATTTAAtcgtttaaaaataataatatatagtttGAATTATATTAGTCATTACCGTGTTTCCATGACTGTAGAGGTCCATTCGAACAAGAAATTGTGTCAACTTTGTTTCTTGTCCACGTACATTAGTATCATTGAACACGATGCCTTTCACATGTTGTATATTCCCCACGGTCCGAGTTTGACCGCGTGTGCATGCAAATTTCGATTCCCACGGATCCAAAAACACCAgcgttattatttaattacatgttcatgtatttaattatatttgaaaaaataataattttttttgacagctcaggaggagcaggaggaggacgttgagtagctggttggtttagtttatcggtattgttttgattcgatatggttgtactggatatttcattttgagttagtctagacttcgatttcgattgggttgtataactattgttgttgactatttccgctgttatctctgattattgttaattaggttaattgcatgcttagttcttgcctagtaggtgattctggaacgggtcactacatttatggtatcagagcatgcatacgattttgggatatagatttctgttttgggatttccgttgaccaatttactagtttccccattctatgttgtagcgatggctgaccactttggtgacgggagtagtcaggggagtgtaggtcgatggggtgatcaggacgatcatagacgtcatcgtgaacatcgtcatcgtcgggatggtcctaggcgttttgatttgcatcgtttcattcagatggggcctaagcctctagttggtggagagactcttgatgatgctgaggattggatagagcgcatggagagttgtttccgtgcattccagtgcaccgaggagcagaagatagagactctTAGTTTTctcctcgagggccgtgctcgcaagtggtggcgatcgacttctgcgccgatagtccagtcccagggtagagcgacttgggccgatttccgtgcagcgttcatgcagctgtactttcctccagcccttcgccaggccaagacgattgagctcctgaaccttaagcaggggagtatgtctgttgatgagtatcagcagaaattcttcgagttgttaccctttgcgcctcatatcagtggcagttctgaagccaagtacgatcatttccttcagggccttaaccaggagatctttgatcgagtcactgtctgtgataatcctacttcgtacgatgggttggtgaaccggtgtcgtcaagcagagatcagtctccagcgtggtagggctattctttcttctagacctccgagtgttttgagccctcgacctcagtctttcaagaaatctggttcttcttcttctggatctggatcaaggtctagcggggttgttcgctttggtgagaagaaggattcttgtgcgcattgtgggaagaaccatccatcggagcaatgccgattagcagcaggagcttgttttcagtgcggagagatgggtcatctcaagaagaattgtcctcagttgcgaggtggagcaggatctggttctagatctcagacgactgttcagcagaggaggcagggtcaggcagtgggtagttcgaatcttcgacctcgtgcccaaggtcaggtttttgcgctgaaccaggatcagcctgggatgtaatttttatacagttgtaatgaagaatttttgcagtgtattacaatggtgttttattctcttgcctagatttcgaggacgaaatctttttaagggggggagaatgtagtagcccgaattccaaattgggtaattaacggagtaatggtgattaagaaggtttaatgtgtaattttggctatggtcatgatcggacggaccgaagagggttcggaagcaccgaagagttcggacgatccgaagtgtagttcggtgaatccgatcataggtgtcaagtgttgatcgacacgtcattttccatgcatgttcggacggtccgaagtgtatgatcggaggatccgatcatgagctgtcaagagccaatggacacgtagcgttcggacgttccgaagtgttgttcggaggatccgaacatggcctataaatagtgctcggatttctcatttttgacttgccaatttcttgagttttctctcattttggagagtttggaaggtttctagggttagttgttggtcgagcgatagccaagagctgccaggagtagtagcgtagcggcgcctgagttacaaggcaatcgacatcaaagggctgtcgacggacgaaggtaaaccctaaacctttggtagtactagggagtactggttttgctagtcgagcatggtagtattgattgagtatgcttttgatgcgtaggcttgtgctagacctgtttagcggtgttgcgtaaggctaggcttgctgtgatagaggtacgaaagtactatccgagatatcctggttgagtatacattcatatatgtgttgcatgattatttgctgcattgttatatgtcatatgatgcatgctattatgtcacgagttatgatgcatattgcatttcatgttgagccgtattctccttcgagatagcctttactgttgagctgtatctctttcgagataagctatatcttggggccgctcagccctgtcttgtggacgcatggacaccgagagtacacagtggccgacgggtcgggagggcttcggtggtccgggacattttaggtccacgtctgtcttgtagtggatgcagtgacccagaggtgtaccgcgcgacactatccacttggcgcctctagactgagcattgttgagatccttttgtgactcctgtttcttgactaccccggtatcatgatcatagcatgtgcatttcatataggtctgtatactcatacttttgtactgggcgttcttatcgctcacgtcctcggttttgtttattcttgga
This Primulina eburnea isolate SZY01 chromosome 2, ASM2296580v1, whole genome shotgun sequence DNA region includes the following protein-coding sequences:
- the LOC140823104 gene encoding root phototropism protein 2-like encodes the protein MATRRRNSCSDFPLSKQRSGHWVISQEIPADVVVEVGEDHFPLHKVMLVSKSNYIRRLILESKDTDLARIELSVMPGGPEIFETVVKFCYGVDFEITVQNVAALWCAAEYLQMNEKYSENNLTSLSESFLSEVALTSLSGAILVLKSCEDLLPVAEELKLVQRCVEVISSKACVEAKFPSRSPPNWWIKELLILDVTFFGKIMDSMKGRGAKALTMSSCLMTYTEKSLHDHVRDHSGNGIKSLNSGEPDIRTQKQREVLESIVALLPSGTLSFPPNFLCFLLRAAIFLRADAHSKKDLEKRISAILDHAKVDDLFVLSCTYDGERLCDLETVRRIISGFVDKENSIAVFNAGDLREVCSVAMKKVAKTVDAYLAEIATYGELTVSKFNGIANLLPKAARKVDDDLYRAVDIYLKAHANLDEIEREKVCGVMDIYRLSYEARVHASENKRLPVPVAQQALCYDQLELRSSIDDKKTEDAWTKRDPTHNDASLAEENELLRMELLEMKIYLSDVQKNLQGTSTPDEKVKKRTFVSEKLRKLNILKKDTSNGDGGKEDSAKPKKSFYRRLCREI